One part of the Saprospiraceae bacterium genome encodes these proteins:
- a CDS encoding SRPBCC family protein, which translates to MAFYQFKFTQKIPSQLNEVWNFMASPVNLKEITPDYMHFQITSIQKTPVMYPGMIISYKISPFFGLKLLWVTEITQVKENCYFVDEQRIGPYSMWHHEHHIEEIEGGVLMTDIVSYQPPYGFIGAIANFIFIRRKLLEIFNYRELAIRKKFGSLI; encoded by the coding sequence ATGGCATTTTATCAATTTAAATTTACACAAAAAATTCCTTCTCAACTAAATGAAGTTTGGAATTTTATGGCATCCCCGGTGAATTTAAAAGAAATAACACCTGATTATATGCATTTTCAAATCACATCTATTCAGAAGACTCCAGTAATGTATCCAGGAATGATCATTAGCTATAAGATTAGCCCATTTTTTGGATTGAAATTATTATGGGTTACAGAAATCACACAGGTGAAAGAAAATTGTTATTTTGTAGATGAACAAAGAATAGGACCTTATTCTATGTGGCATCACGAACATCATATTGAAGAAATTGAAGGCGGTGTTTTAATGACAGATATTGTTTCATATCAACCCCCATATGGGTTTATAGGAGCAATCGCAAATTTCATTTTTATTAGAAGAAAATTATTAGAAATATTTAATTATCGGGAGTTAGCAATACGTAAAAAATTTGGATCTTTGATATAA
- a CDS encoding SDR family oxidoreductase — translation MLNYLVIGGSSGIGRQLALQLAHSGHSVFATYNKHTIESVDPLLEYHACNVLDEKLQFDYLPDTLDGFVYCPGSIHLKPFSRISPKEFVADFELQLVGAVKVLQCVLPQLRNTNSASIVLFSSIAVQNGFNFHTQVASSKGAVEGLAKSLAAELAPGIRVNCIAPSLTDTPLASSLLNTPDKRETNAARHPLKKIGSVYDLANIAEFLLSEKSAWITGQIFHVDGGLSTLKA, via the coding sequence ATGTTAAATTATTTGGTTATTGGCGGTTCTTCTGGAATTGGTCGGCAATTAGCCTTGCAACTTGCGCATTCAGGACACAGCGTTTTTGCTACATACAATAAACATACGATAGAAAGTGTTGATCCTTTGTTGGAATATCATGCTTGTAATGTATTAGATGAAAAGCTTCAGTTTGATTATTTGCCGGACACCTTGGATGGTTTTGTTTATTGCCCTGGAAGCATACACTTGAAACCTTTTTCTAGAATAAGCCCCAAAGAATTTGTTGCTGATTTTGAATTGCAGTTAGTCGGTGCAGTGAAAGTGCTTCAGTGTGTTTTACCGCAATTAAGGAATACCAACTCTGCATCAATCGTATTATTTTCGTCTATTGCTGTTCAAAATGGATTTAATTTTCATACTCAAGTAGCTAGCTCAAAAGGAGCAGTAGAAGGTTTAGCTAAGTCACTTGCAGCAGAATTAGCACCAGGAATTCGAGTGAATTGTATTGCACCTTCTTTGACCGATACACCACTTGCAAGCTCACTACTTAATACTCCTGATAAAAGGGAAACAAATGCGGCAAGACACCCATTAAAGAAAATTGGTTCTGTATATGATTTAGCAAATATTGCTGAATTTCTATTAAGTGAGAAATCTGCATGGATTACAGGTCAGATTTTTCATGTTGATGGTGGATTATCAACTTTAAAAGCTTAA
- a CDS encoding DUF1761 domain-containing protein, translating to METKTNWLAIITCAIIGMAMGFLWYGVLFQNQWMSGNGITMDAAGKMFKNGIDMPASSMPMIVNAISLLVYAYLMNWLVNKTASFNLQSGATLGAVIGLIHLFGIYTGNRFAGNPISLSMVDGFYTFLLFTVMGAILGAWRPK from the coding sequence ATGGAAACTAAAACAAATTGGCTTGCAATTATTACCTGTGCAATCATTGGTATGGCAATGGGATTTTTATGGTATGGTGTGTTGTTCCAAAATCAATGGATGTCTGGTAATGGAATCACTATGGACGCAGCTGGTAAAATGTTTAAAAATGGTATAGACATGCCTGCTTCATCGATGCCTATGATTGTGAATGCGATTTCTTTACTTGTTTATGCTTATTTAATGAATTGGTTAGTTAACAAAACAGCCTCTTTTAATTTACAATCAGGTGCGACTTTAGGAGCCGTAATCGGTTTGATTCATTTATTCGGTATTTACACTGGAAATAGATTTGCAGGAAATCCAATAAGCCTTTCTATGGTTGATGGGTTTTATACCTTCCTATTATTTACAGTAATGGGTGCAATTTTAGGTGCCTGGAGACCAAAATAA
- a CDS encoding DUF1624 domain-containing protein, with protein MNVSEKILQNRIDSIDILRGIVMVIMALDHVRDYFHITANTDDPLNLETTTLALFYTRWITHFCAPIFVFLSGCSIYLQSLRKTKIELSKFLIFRGLWLVFAEFIIISFGWTFNPNYNFIILQVIWAIGISMILLGILIHLPYKLLLALGLLIVIGHNLFDIAESNPDFKPGFWWDLFHSGHFSAYTYAKNHAVFIVYPFPAWTGIMITGYCAGKLYTQAHSIEKRIRVFNYLGLTLIAIFIVLRYTNIYGDPIPWNLNKDFISTFLSFVNVNKYPPSFLFICMTIGPAFFILSYLENKNNRFTRIISNYGRVPFFYYIAHIYWIHLIAAILFFINGNNLENIKNTGQNFPFYFVIPGEGYPLIVVYLIWIFVVLTLYPLCKWYDLYKKSHKENRWLSYL; from the coding sequence ATGAATGTATCCGAAAAAATATTACAAAATCGCATAGACTCCATCGATATTTTGCGTGGTATTGTAATGGTCATTATGGCCCTAGACCATGTCCGGGATTACTTTCACATTACAGCCAATACTGACGATCCTCTAAATCTTGAAACTACTACACTAGCACTTTTTTATACTAGATGGATAACCCATTTCTGCGCTCCAATTTTTGTATTCCTGTCTGGCTGCTCCATTTACCTTCAAAGCCTACGAAAAACAAAAATAGAGCTCAGTAAATTTCTTATATTCCGAGGACTATGGTTAGTATTTGCAGAATTCATTATTATTTCATTTGGCTGGACCTTTAATCCTAACTATAATTTTATTATTCTACAAGTAATATGGGCAATTGGTATAAGTATGATATTGCTCGGCATATTGATTCACCTACCTTATAAACTTCTTTTAGCTCTTGGTTTGCTTATTGTCATCGGCCATAATCTATTTGATATTGCCGAGTCAAATCCTGACTTTAAACCTGGATTTTGGTGGGACTTATTTCATTCTGGTCATTTTTCAGCTTATACCTATGCCAAAAATCATGCGGTATTTATTGTCTATCCATTTCCTGCATGGACCGGAATCATGATAACAGGTTACTGTGCTGGTAAACTATATACCCAAGCCCATTCTATTGAAAAAAGAATACGGGTATTTAATTATTTAGGGCTCACACTCATTGCAATATTCATTGTCCTTCGGTATACAAATATTTATGGCGATCCCATTCCATGGAATTTAAATAAAGATTTTATTTCAACATTTTTATCATTTGTCAATGTAAATAAATATCCTCCATCTTTCTTATTTATTTGTATGACAATAGGTCCAGCATTTTTTATATTATCGTATCTAGAAAATAAAAACAATCGGTTCACTAGAATTATATCAAATTACGGTCGTGTGCCATTTTTTTATTACATAGCGCACATTTATTGGATCCATTTAATAGCAGCCATTTTATTTTTTATAAATGGAAATAATTTAGAAAATATTAAAAACACAGGTCAAAATTTTCCCTTTTATTTTGTCATTCCAGGAGAAGGGTATCCTCTTATAGTAGTTTATTTAATTTGGATATTTGTTGTGTTAACTTTATATCCTCTATGTAAATGGTATGATTTATATAAAAAAAGTCATAAAGAAAATAGATGGTTAAGCTATTTATAA
- a CDS encoding PD40 domain-containing protein: MKYRIPNKFKLTLLLILSFAISQSQQQIDKTQAFLPELFSKYPNVRDLAISEKENEMFFTIQSYLGELSIILYSKIIDGKWSKPRVASFSGQFQDLEPFLSPDGLKLYFASNRPISDTAQESKDYDIWYVERKDFRSKWSIPINVGPPVNTKDNEFYPSVSRLNNLYFTCDGGNSKGKDDIFVSKFINGQYLQPISMSDSINTDGYEFNGFIAADESYLIYTCYNKTGGYGSGDLYISFNKGNEQWTTSKNIGKKFNSAQMDYCPFVHSKSGKLYFTSKRTSVNTKFVKPQTIESLLTEMNKYENGKSRIYQTDISKLIHSKFN, translated from the coding sequence ATGAAATACAGAATTCCAAATAAGTTTAAACTAACATTACTCCTAATTTTGAGTTTTGCAATAAGTCAAAGTCAGCAACAAATAGATAAAACACAAGCTTTTCTACCGGAGTTATTTTCAAAGTATCCAAATGTAAGAGATTTGGCAATTTCGGAAAAAGAAAATGAAATGTTTTTTACGATTCAAAGTTATCTTGGTGAACTATCTATAATCCTATATTCTAAAATTATTGATGGCAAATGGTCAAAGCCTCGAGTCGCTTCGTTTTCCGGACAATTCCAAGATCTTGAACCATTTTTATCACCAGATGGGTTGAAATTGTATTTTGCATCCAATAGACCAATTTCGGATACTGCACAGGAGTCAAAAGATTATGACATTTGGTATGTTGAAAGAAAAGACTTTAGAAGCAAATGGTCAATTCCAATAAATGTTGGTCCACCAGTAAACACAAAAGACAATGAATTTTATCCATCGGTATCAAGATTAAATAATCTCTACTTTACCTGCGATGGAGGAAATTCAAAGGGAAAAGATGATATTTTTGTGAGCAAGTTTATCAATGGTCAGTATCTGCAACCTATATCCATGAGTGATTCCATAAATACTGATGGATATGAATTTAATGGGTTTATTGCCGCAGACGAATCTTATTTAATTTATACTTGCTATAACAAAACCGGAGGATATGGAAGCGGTGACTTATATATTAGCTTTAATAAAGGAAACGAGCAATGGACTACTTCCAAAAACATCGGTAAAAAATTTAACTCCGCCCAAATGGATTATTGTCCCTTTGTGCATTCAAAATCAGGTAAACTATATTTTACAAGTAAAAGAACTTCTGTAAATACTAAATTTGTCAAACCACAAACTATTGAATCGCTTCTAACCGAAATGAATAAATACGAAAATGGGAAAAGTAGAATTTACCAAACAGATATAAGCAAATTAATTCATTCAAAATTTAATTGA
- a CDS encoding T9SS type A sorting domain-containing protein, with the protein MSATILFSQQWKDLYHFIPSQTLNKIKFYDNQFGITAGSLYNGSFENIHLTKDGGKTWKNSNSGYTSMRFMDIFIQDTSTLFMSGNNGIIIRSTDGGNSWKTMNTKTTEQLWGIHFIDANIGISVGSNGTILRSINGGTDWSLIQSGIQNLFYDVYFTKSGVGFASGSNVLYKSIDFGENWFPILDFPFESPADWIRSIKMVNEDVGYACADIGRIYKTMDGGDHWIRLNSGTQEALFDLDFTDITNGMVCGFNGTILSTKDGGLNWIKFASPLGTEHLYSIDMTDLNHGFICTHTGHILYFENSTTHEQTFTKSENNIIYPNPCKNSVHLKLATFSKLNIRKIELCNLLGNCISVIPDWSDNYHASIDLEAHFNGIYYLQISTDKITHSLPISIIKNSN; encoded by the coding sequence TTGTCTGCAACAATACTCTTTTCACAACAATGGAAAGATCTATATCATTTTATTCCATCCCAAACACTCAACAAAATTAAATTCTACGATAACCAATTTGGCATTACCGCAGGGAGTCTATATAATGGATCATTTGAAAACATACACCTAACTAAAGATGGCGGAAAAACCTGGAAGAATTCCAATTCAGGTTATACTTCTATGCGTTTCATGGATATCTTTATACAAGATACCAGTACACTCTTTATGAGTGGCAATAATGGCATCATTATACGCTCAACAGATGGAGGTAACAGCTGGAAAACTATGAATACCAAAACTACAGAACAACTCTGGGGTATTCATTTCATAGATGCGAATATTGGAATTTCAGTAGGCTCAAATGGAACCATCCTTAGAAGTATAAATGGAGGAACCGATTGGAGTCTTATCCAATCCGGAATCCAAAACTTATTTTATGATGTTTATTTTACGAAATCAGGAGTTGGTTTTGCTTCAGGCTCCAATGTCTTGTATAAAAGTATTGACTTCGGTGAAAATTGGTTTCCTATACTTGATTTTCCTTTTGAATCACCCGCAGATTGGATTCGCAGTATTAAAATGGTAAACGAAGATGTTGGATATGCCTGTGCCGATATCGGTAGAATCTATAAAACCATGGATGGAGGTGATCACTGGATCAGATTAAACTCAGGGACACAAGAAGCCTTATTTGACCTTGATTTTACAGATATAACAAATGGTATGGTATGTGGTTTTAACGGCACAATCTTAAGTACAAAGGATGGTGGTTTAAACTGGATTAAATTTGCTAGTCCTTTAGGTACAGAACACTTATATTCAATTGACATGACAGATCTAAATCATGGATTTATTTGCACACATACAGGTCATATTTTATATTTTGAAAATTCAACAACCCATGAACAAACATTCACCAAATCTGAAAATAATATAATTTATCCAAACCCATGTAAAAATTCAGTCCACTTAAAACTAGCTACTTTTTCAAAATTAAATATCCGTAAAATTGAATTGTGCAATCTGCTCGGTAATTGTATTTCTGTAATACCAGATTGGAGTGATAATTATCATGCAAGCATTGATTTAGAGGCTCATTTTAATGGCATATATTATTTACAGATTTCCACTGATAAAATAACACATAGTTTACCAATTTCAATAATAAAAAATTCAAACTAA